A DNA window from Phragmites australis chromosome 11, lpPhrAust1.1, whole genome shotgun sequence contains the following coding sequences:
- the LOC133884308 gene encoding putative disease resistance protein RGA3: MPTPAAAPWPVSQDLAALADRARSLSLARAGAELGALAAALLRIQPVARELERRGLQPGGAEGSDLHAWLVQLRDAVADAEDLLDELHRRCLVSPALSACVGAAFRNPARKLRRLVERLDRVHDDSERLLPVRVAAGCGVRSPNRVTGSVLVERKLFGREKECDEIAGRLLGDCGGKCSSSAKVVAVVGHGGMGKTTVAQYVYNDARIEGYFDLRAWVCVWDRSDEAELTREILQSIGGSDDTLYDDGLASLERLQERLEELVATKRFLLVLDDIWVDEEKTEHENRGMWNKVLGPLKSAACGSKILVTTRMRLVAEVLNATHVVPLDGLGISDCWLLLMKAALGGATMDTPPDLQGIGRAIAAKLKGSPLAAKAIGQMLRNTRSPQKWRTMLDTEICDSIIIPSLQLSYQHLPGHLQRCFAYCSIFSTTWRFDRYKLVNIWIALGFIQRPTTEEKRVEDLGQEYFDDLLSRSFFQTANKGQQTYYFLDDLMYDLARHFSAHDCMKIDEGVPVVIPHTVRHLSVSTDYLPQLKRKYRLGRLRTLLVLRSSSLSSSHFPSKLLAEFKNLRVLDLTESDIAELPETISQLVHLHYLALCCITNKLPKYIYKLRYLEVQDMHVLLFHDNHPRGIGKICYP, encoded by the coding sequence ATGCCCACGCCCGCGGCTGCGCCGTGGCCCGTGTCGCAGGACCTCGCCGCGCTCGCGGACCGCGcccgctccctctccctcgcccgcgccggcgccgagCTGGGGGCCCTCGCGGCCGCGCTCCTCCGGATCCAGCCCGTGGCCCGCGAGCTCGAGCGGCGGGGGTTGCAGCCCGGTGGCGCGGAGGGCTCCGACCTGCACGCCTGGCTCGTCCAGCTCAGGGACGCCGTGGCCGACGCCGAGGACCTCCTCGACGAACTCCACCGCCGTTGCCTGGTCAGCCCTGCGCTCTCCGCCTGCGTCGGTGCCGCCTTTCGTAACCCCGCCCGGAAGCTGCGGCGGTTGGTCGAGAGGCTCGACCGCGTCCACGACGATTCAGAGCGGCTGCTGCCTGTCCGTGTGGCCGCAGGATGCGGCGTGCGGTCGCCGAACCGCGTGACCGGCTCCGTGCTCGTGGAGCGGAAGCTGTTCGGGCGTGAGAAGGAGTGCGATGAGATAGCCGGCAGGTTACTTGGTGATTGCGGGGGAAAATGTTCTTCATCTGCTAAGGTTGTTGCCGTGGTTGGCCATGGAGGCATGGGGAAGACCACGGTTGCTCAGTATGTGTATAATGACGCGAGGATTGAAGGGTATTTCGATCTTAGGGCATGGGTCTGCGTCTGGGATAGGTCGGATGAGGCCGAGCTCACCAGGGAGATATTGCAGTCCATTGGTGGTTCAGATGATACATTGTATGACGATGGCCTGGCCAGTTTGGAAAGGTTGCAGGAAAGGCTTGAAGAATTGGTTGCAACGAAGAGGTTCCTCCTGgttcttgatgatatttgggttgatgaggagaagactgaGCACGAGAATAGGGGCATGTGGAACAAAGTGTTGGGGCCTCTTAAATCTGCCGCGTGTGGGAGCAAGATCCTGGTCACCACTCGGATGAGGCTAGTAGCCGAGGTTCTGAACGCGACACATGTGGTTCCCCTTGATGGGTTAGGAATTAGTGATTGTTGGCTGTTGTTAATGAAGGCCGCTTTAGGTGGAGCAACAATGGATACCCCTCCTGATTTGCAAGGGATTGGGAGAGCCATTGCTGCAAAGCTGAAGGGTTCACCTTTAGCTGCCAAAGCTATTGGGCAAATGCTAAGGAATACCAGGAGCCCACAGAAATGGAGAACAATGCTGGACACAGAAATTTGTGATAGTATTATTATCCCCTCTCTCCAACTTAGTTACCAACACCTACCTGGGCACCTCCAGCGGTGCTTTGCGTACTGCAGCATATTTTCGACGACATGGAGGTTTGATCGCTACAAATTGGTCAATATTTGGATAGCTCTAGGTTTCATACAACGACCAACAACAGAAGAGAAAAGGGTGGAGGATTTAGGACAAGAATACTTTGATGATCTCCTATCACGGTCCTTCTTTCAGACTGCCAACAAAGGCCAGCAAACATATTACTTCCTAGATGACCTAATGTATGATTTAGCGCGACATTTCTCTGCTCATGATTGCATGAAAATTGATGAGGGGGTTCCTGTTGTGATTCCACACACAGTTCGTCACTTGTCTGTCTCAACTGATTATTTACCACAGCTCAAGAGGAAGTATAGGTTGGGAAGGCTGCGAACATTGTTGGTTCTCAGAAGCTCGTCATTATCGTCGAGTCATTTCCCTAGTAAACTTCTGGCCGAATTTAAGAACTTGCGTGTCCTGGATCTTACTGAGTCCGATATTGCAGAATTACCAGAAACCATTAGTCAGCTGGTTCATCTCCATTACCTAGCTTTGTGCTGTATAACTAACAAACTGCCCAAGTATATATACAAGCTTCGATATCTTGAGGTGCAGGATATGCATGTATTGTTATTCCATGATAATCATCCTAGAGGTATTGGTAAAATTTGTTACCCTTAA
- the LOC133884309 gene encoding probably inactive leucine-rich repeat receptor-like protein kinase At5g48380 codes for MTDRFAPLRALLLLLLSATCFSSDLDVQCLRDVQKSVIDPNGILKSTWTFGNNTNGFICRFTGVECWHPDENRVLSLHLSNLGLQGQFPRGLQNCTSMTGLDLSSNNFSGPIPSDISHQVPFLTSLDLSYNGFSGEIPVLISNISYLNTLNLQHNQLSGPIPGQISLIARLTSFNVADNSLSGPIPSSLGDKYPASNFAGNQGLCGSPLDGCQASAKTKSTAAIIGAVVGVVVVIIIGVIVVFFCLRKLPARKKAKDEDENKWAKSIKGTKTIKVSMFENPVSKMKLSDLMKATKQFSKENIIGTGRTGTMYKAVLPDGSFLAVKRLQDSQHSESQFTSEMKTLGQVRHRNLVPLMGFCIAKKERLLVYKHMPKGSLYDQLNQEEDRDSKMDWPLRLRIGIGAAKGLAYLHHTCNPRILHRNISSKCILLDEDYEPKISDFGLARLMNPIDTHLSTFVNGEFGDLGYVAPEYARTLMATPKGDIYSFGVVLLELITGEKPTHVSTAPENFRGSLVEWINYLSNNALLQDAIDKSLIGKDNDGELMQFLKVACSCTLSTPKERPTMFEVYQLLRAIGERYHFTADDDLVLPPLNTDGEILDELIVAQ; via the exons ATGACAGATCGTTTTGCTCCTCTAAGGGCTCTTCTTCTCTTGTTATTAAGTGCCACCTGTTTCAGTTCCGACCTTGATGTCCAATGCTTGAGAGATGTACAGAAGTCGGTGATTGATCCTAACGGTATACTCAAATCCACATGGACTTTTGGAAATAACACTAATGGTTTCATATGCCGATTTACCGGTGTGGAGTGCTGGCACCCGGATGAGAACCGAGTTCTTTCTTTGCACCTCAGCAACCTTGGCCTTCAGGGTCAATTTCCTCGAGGTCTTCAGAATTGTACCAGTATGACTGGGCTGGATCTGTCAAGTAACAACTTTTCAGGGCCCATCCCTTCAGACATCTCCCATCAAGTGCCATTTTTGACATCTCTGGACCTCTCCTACAATGGTTTTTCAGGCGAAATCCCAGTACTTATCTCAAACATCTCATACTTAAACACCCTTAATCTCCAACATAACCAATTGAGTGGTCCGATTCCGGGGCAGATCAGTTTAATTGCTCGGTTGACATCATTCAATGTCGCAGACAACAGCCTATCAGGACCTATTCCATCTTCACTAGGTGATAAGTACCCAGCATCAAACTTTGCTGGTAATCAAGGACTGTGTGGGAGTCCATTAGATGGCTGCCAAGCTTCAGCAAAGACCAAGAGCACTGCTGCAATCATTGGAGCTGTTGTTGGCGTGGTAGTTGTGATCATAATTGGTGTAATAGTTGTGTTCTTTTGTCTGCGGAAATTACCAGCCAGGAAGAAGGCGAAGGATGAGGATGAAAATAAGTGGGCAAAGAGTATCAAAGGAACAAAAACCATCAAG GTCTCTATGTTTGAGAATCCAGTTTCAAAGATGAAACTAAGTGATCTTATGAAGGCCACGAAACAGTTCAGCAAAGAGAACATCATAGGTACTGGGAGGACGGGAACTATGTACAAGGCAGTGCTACCTGACGGTTCCTTCCTAGCTGTCAAAAGGCTACAAGATTCACAGCATTCTGAATCACAGTTCACATCGGAGATGAAGACACTTGGCCAAGTGAGGCACCGCAACTTGGTTCCTCTCATGGGATTTTGCATTGCCAAGAAGGAGAGATTGTTGGTGTACAAGCACATGCCCAAAGGTTCACTCTATGATCAGTTAAACCAAGAAGAAGACAGAGATAGTAAGATGGACTGGCCTCTGAGGTTAAGAATCGGTATTGGTGCAGCAAAAgggcttgcatatcttcaccaCACCTGCAATCCTCGAATTCTTCACCGCAACATTAGCTCCAAATGCATCCTCTTGGATGAGGACTATGAACCTAAGATATCAGACTTTGGACTTGCTAGGCTTATGAATCCAATAGACACCCATCTCAGCACCTTTGTCAACGGTGAATTTGGAGATCTCGGTTATGTGGCACCGGAGTATGCACGCACTCTGATGGCCACACCGAAGGGAGATATCTACAGCTTTGGCGTGGTTCTACTTGAGCTGATCACCGGTGAGAAGCCTACTCACGTTTCTACTGCGCCAGAGAATTTTAGAGGGAGTCTAGTAGAATGGATCAATTATCTATCAAACAACGCGCTTCTCCAAGATGCTATTGATAAGTCGCTGATAGGGAAGGACAATGATGGCGAGCTGATGCAGTTCCTGAAAGTCGCGTGTTCCTGCACACTCTCCACTCCAAAGGAAAGACCAACCATGTTTGAGGTTTACCAGCTCCTTAGAGCCATTGGGGAAAGGTACCATTTCACAGCCGATGATGATTTGGTGTTGCCACCTCTGAACACAGATGGCGAAATCCTCGATGAACTCATTGTTGCCCAGTAA